The Bacteroidales bacterium genome includes a region encoding these proteins:
- a CDS encoding triose-phosphate isomerase translates to QEMHAFIRNLIAKKYNQEVADNTTILYGGSCNAKNAKELFALKDVDGGLIGGASLKAEDFLSIIKSF, encoded by the coding sequence CAAGAAATGCATGCTTTTATCCGAAACCTTATTGCTAAAAAATATAATCAAGAAGTAGCTGATAATACTACAATTTTATATGGTGGTAGTTGTAATGCCAAAAACGCGAAAGAATTATTTGCTTTAAAAGATGTTGATGGTGGTCTTATTGGTGGAGCTTCATTAAAAGCAGAAGATTTCCTATCTATTATTAAAAGTTTCTAA
- the prmA gene encoding 50S ribosomal protein L11 methyltransferase, which yields MNYIESKFTIEPQTPFQEILIAELAEIGFESFDETEEGLLAYIKEPDFDERQLKTLSLLNNDLVKISFTYKLIKDENWNAVWESNYDSVIIDERCYIRAPFHPSRSDVEFELLIEPQMSFGTAHHETTANMISLLLDENVKGKSFLDMGCGTGVLAILAHKKGATPICAIDNDEWAYRNTIDNVKKNNSNQITVYQGDASLLKGKKFDIIFANINKNILLTDMETYFKSLNDSGMLFMSGFYENDLSDIKIKAEQLGLNYTNHIVKNEWVAVKFAKTIA from the coding sequence ATGAATTATATTGAGTCAAAATTTACTATTGAGCCCCAAACTCCATTTCAGGAAATCTTAATTGCCGAATTAGCAGAAATTGGATTTGAAAGTTTTGATGAAACCGAAGAAGGTCTTTTGGCTTATATTAAAGAGCCTGATTTTGATGAGCGACAACTCAAAACATTAAGCCTTTTAAATAACGACTTGGTAAAGATTAGTTTTACCTACAAATTAATTAAGGATGAAAATTGGAATGCCGTTTGGGAGAGTAATTATGATTCTGTTATAATTGATGAACGCTGCTATATCCGGGCTCCTTTTCATCCCTCACGATCTGATGTAGAATTTGAATTATTGATTGAGCCACAAATGTCGTTTGGAACGGCTCACCACGAAACTACAGCTAATATGATTTCTTTACTTTTAGATGAAAACGTAAAAGGAAAATCATTTTTAGATATGGGTTGCGGAACCGGAGTTCTTGCCATTTTAGCCCATAAAAAAGGAGCAACACCTATTTGCGCCATCGACAATGATGAGTGGGCCTACCGAAATACTATTGATAATGTAAAAAAGAACAACAGTAATCAAATTACTGTTTATCAAGGCGATGCCTCTCTTCTTAAAGGGAAAAAATTCGATATTATTTTTGCTAATATCAATAAAAATATCTTACTAACTGATATGGAAACCTATTTCAAAAGTCTAAATGATAGTGGCATGCTATTTATGAGTGGCTTTTACGAAAACGATCTTTCCGATATAAAAATCAAAGCCGAACAATTAGGATTAAACTATACTAATCATATAGTGAAAAACGAATGGGTTGCAGTAAAATTCGCAAAAACCATAGCTTAA
- a CDS encoding S9 family peptidase: MKKINLLLSLLLVLPFSLFAQVNLKYQTPPKEILELANSKLTPSVSIDKEGKWMLLMGRSAYKSIEQVAAKEYRLGGLRINPKNNDNSRVRYIETLTLKNIASSEEFNIKGMPKNAQIANISWSPDYSKIAFTNTLAKTIELWVVDVNTKTAKKLSQDLNGVFGRGSYNWFADGQSLLCLFINPDRGIMPNENKTPTGPVIQENMGKRAPSRTYQDLLKNGTDEALFDYFATSILVKVTLNGNKKTLTKAEIFSSFNLSPNGEYILARTIQKPYSYLVPYYRFPAKLELLNKDGEFIKIVQELPLIEEMPQGFDAAQSGARRVSWRADKPASLYWVEALDGGDPKNKVELRDAVYTTDYPFDLNIKNHLVSTKNRFAGVSWGNNNIAIVYDRWRKNRNSVTYLINPSVSNKNPTILYDRSTEDLYSDPGYFVTDENEFGRNTLLITNKKYLYLVGQGYSPEGNRPFIDRFDLNKKNSIRLWQADGKKTYENITEVLDIQRGLLITNVQSEDQNPQYFIRNIKKKIAPKQITNFPNPYKSLTGVSKEFIKYKREDGVDLSATLYLPAGYNKEKDGPLPLLMWAYPREYKDSKTAGMIRTSPHRFMRVNYRSPIFWVNRGFAVMENTEFPIIGVGSEEPNDNFVPQLIANAKAAIDYVVKLGVVDPDRCAVGGHSYGAFMTANLLTHSDLFAAGIARSGAYNRTLTPFGFQSEERTYWQAPELYYAMSPFMHADIMKHPLLLIHGIADNNSGTFPLQSERYYNALKGHGATVRLVMLPAEMHGYAAKESIFHVLWETDQWLMKYVKNKK, from the coding sequence ATGAAAAAAATCAATCTATTATTAAGCCTTTTACTTGTCTTGCCTTTCAGCCTTTTTGCACAGGTAAATTTAAAGTATCAAACTCCACCAAAAGAAATTTTAGAATTAGCAAACAGCAAGCTCACCCCTTCGGTAAGCATTGATAAAGAAGGAAAATGGATGCTTCTTATGGGGCGTTCAGCCTATAAATCTATTGAGCAAGTTGCCGCAAAAGAATACCGACTTGGAGGCTTACGTATTAACCCAAAAAATAACGACAATAGCAGAGTTCGTTATATTGAAACCCTGACACTAAAAAATATTGCAAGCAGTGAAGAATTTAACATAAAAGGCATGCCGAAAAATGCACAAATTGCAAATATTTCTTGGTCACCCGACTATTCTAAAATTGCATTCACCAACACACTCGCCAAAACCATTGAATTATGGGTTGTTGATGTAAATACAAAAACCGCTAAAAAATTAAGTCAGGATTTAAATGGCGTTTTTGGTCGCGGTTCTTATAATTGGTTTGCCGATGGACAATCTTTACTTTGCTTATTTATAAACCCCGATCGGGGCATTATGCCCAATGAAAACAAAACACCCACAGGACCGGTTATTCAAGAAAATATGGGAAAGAGAGCTCCTTCAAGAACATATCAGGATTTACTAAAAAACGGAACTGACGAAGCCCTTTTCGATTATTTTGCGACATCCATTCTTGTAAAAGTAACGCTTAATGGAAATAAAAAAACTCTCACCAAAGCTGAAATATTCAGTAGCTTTAATCTATCGCCTAATGGCGAATATATTTTAGCCCGAACCATTCAAAAACCTTACTCTTATTTAGTTCCTTATTATAGATTCCCTGCAAAATTGGAATTATTAAATAAAGACGGTGAATTTATTAAAATTGTTCAGGAGCTACCATTAATAGAAGAAATGCCACAAGGTTTTGATGCTGCCCAAAGCGGTGCAAGAAGAGTTAGCTGGCGTGCCGACAAACCGGCATCATTATATTGGGTTGAAGCTTTAGATGGAGGTGATCCGAAAAATAAAGTAGAATTAAGAGACGCTGTTTATACTACCGATTATCCTTTCGATTTAAATATTAAAAACCATTTAGTCTCAACAAAAAACAGATTTGCCGGAGTTAGTTGGGGAAATAACAATATTGCCATTGTTTACGACCGTTGGCGAAAAAACAGAAACAGCGTTACTTACCTTATCAACCCATCAGTAAGTAATAAAAATCCAACTATCTTATACGATAGAAGTACTGAAGATTTGTATAGCGACCCGGGTTATTTTGTTACTGACGAAAACGAGTTTGGGCGAAATACCTTATTAATTACCAATAAAAAATATCTTTACCTTGTTGGCCAAGGCTACTCTCCTGAAGGCAATCGTCCGTTTATAGATCGCTTTGATTTAAACAAAAAAAATAGCATACGATTATGGCAAGCCGATGGTAAAAAAACTTATGAAAACATTACTGAAGTTTTGGATATACAAAGAGGGCTACTAATAACAAATGTACAATCAGAAGACCAAAACCCTCAATATTTCATACGTAATATAAAAAAGAAAATAGCTCCAAAACAAATTACTAACTTTCCTAACCCCTACAAAAGTTTGACCGGAGTTAGTAAAGAATTCATCAAATATAAAAGAGAGGATGGTGTTGATTTAAGCGCAACTCTTTATCTTCCGGCAGGGTATAATAAAGAAAAAGACGGTCCTCTTCCTCTATTAATGTGGGCTTATCCAAGAGAATATAAAGATTCTAAAACCGCCGGAATGATTCGGACTTCTCCACATCGATTTATGAGAGTAAACTATAGATCTCCTATTTTTTGGGTTAATCGTGGATTTGCAGTTATGGAAAACACAGAATTTCCAATTATTGGTGTGGGAAGCGAAGAACCTAACGACAATTTTGTTCCTCAGTTAATTGCAAATGCTAAAGCTGCCATAGATTATGTTGTTAAATTAGGAGTTGTCGATCCTGATCGTTGTGCCGTTGGAGGTCATTCTTATGGTGCATTTATGACAGCTAATCTGCTCACACATTCTGATTTATTTGCCGCCGGAATTGCCCGCAGCGGAGCCTATAACCGAACACTCACTCCTTTTGGATTTCAATCGGAAGAAAGAACATATTGGCAAGCTCCAGAATTATATTATGCAATGAGCCCTTTTATGCACGCAGATATTATGAAACATCCTTTATTACTTATCCATGGTATAGCAGATAATAATTCCGGCACATTTCCATTACAGAGCGAACGTTACTATAATGCCCTAAAAGGACACGGTGCAACTGTTAGGTTAGTTATGCTTCCGGCAGAAATGCATGGCTATGCAGCTAAAGAATCTATTTTCCATGTACTTTGGGAAACGGATCAATGGTTAATGAAATATGTAAAGAATAAAAAATAA